In Clostridium sporogenes, one genomic interval encodes:
- a CDS encoding M4 family metallopeptidase, producing the protein MKSKKLLTILLSAIITASSISSVYAAEPVGIKSKYQPKTTTIFWEKGKQNNKRSTTNIASEKFNNFEEINKFFQQNISKFGLKKGSLKSTKTLKDEKGKTHYHTIYEVEGIPIYHGRIVFTTEKDSTISSINGGVDISFENENWKNKIKLSKSDAIAKAKNNIKYEELHDSKADLYLYNFEGKPYVVYLVDLSTDTGDWNIFVNAEDGSIVNKFNNTPTLANTRDKKLTTTKKTNTKVNKSNNVVDVQGDTLKGKGKSSLNGIVDIDLTYKDGKYYLKNSNKNIYVYDLNNKYINTFTTPRSSILKASKLVENNSNEFIDDKHIIAVDAYINLEKTYDYYKNKFNRNSIDNKGMNVEAFIHHGEKYAGAEWSEDLGSMLFGDGDGIYSSHMSKALDVVGHEFSHGVTHKESNLKYENESGALSESFSDIMGVAIKGTNFQLGEDCWTPDIEGDAIRDMQDPSKGYQPAHMKDYKALKLHDDNGGVHLNSGIINHAAYLIADGIEKLGVENSKDIMAKLFYTANCYEWDETTNFSKCRNDLIKVTKNLYGENSKYIQIVENAFDKVGITATPQLPL; encoded by the coding sequence ATGAAAAGTAAAAAACTATTAACTATACTTTTAAGTGCTATAATAACAGCTTCATCAATCTCATCAGTTTACGCTGCAGAACCCGTGGGAATAAAAAGTAAATACCAACCAAAAACTACCACTATATTTTGGGAAAAAGGTAAACAAAATAATAAGAGATCTACCACTAATATAGCTTCAGAAAAATTCAACAATTTCGAAGAAATAAACAAGTTCTTTCAACAAAATATATCTAAATTTGGATTAAAAAAAGGCTCTCTTAAAAGTACCAAAACTTTAAAGGATGAAAAAGGGAAAACCCACTATCATACAATTTATGAAGTAGAAGGTATACCTATATACCATGGAAGAATTGTTTTTACTACTGAAAAAGATTCCACTATAAGCTCTATAAATGGTGGAGTAGATATTTCCTTTGAAAATGAAAATTGGAAAAACAAAATTAAACTATCAAAGAGTGATGCTATAGCAAAAGCTAAAAATAACATCAAATATGAAGAGTTACATGATTCAAAGGCAGACTTATATTTATATAATTTTGAAGGAAAGCCTTATGTTGTTTATTTAGTAGATCTAAGCACAGATACTGGAGATTGGAATATCTTTGTTAATGCTGAAGATGGTTCTATAGTAAATAAATTTAATAATACCCCTACTCTAGCTAATACTAGAGATAAGAAATTGACTACTACTAAAAAAACTAATACTAAAGTTAATAAATCAAATAATGTAGTTGATGTTCAGGGTGATACTCTTAAGGGAAAAGGTAAAAGCTCTTTAAATGGAATAGTAGATATTGATCTAACTTATAAAGATGGAAAATATTATTTAAAAAATAGCAATAAAAATATTTATGTCTATGATTTAAATAATAAATATATAAACACCTTTACTACCCCTAGATCTTCTATATTAAAGGCTTCTAAGCTTGTAGAAAATAATAGTAACGAATTTATAGATGATAAACATATAATTGCTGTAGATGCTTATATAAACTTAGAGAAAACTTATGATTATTACAAAAATAAATTTAACAGAAATAGTATTGATAATAAAGGTATGAATGTTGAAGCCTTTATTCATCATGGTGAAAAATATGCGGGTGCTGAGTGGAGCGAAGATCTTGGCTCCATGTTGTTTGGGGACGGCGATGGAATATATAGTTCTCATATGTCAAAGGCTTTAGATGTTGTAGGTCATGAGTTTAGTCATGGTGTAACACATAAAGAATCTAATCTTAAATATGAAAATGAATCTGGTGCTTTAAGTGAATCCTTTTCAGATATTATGGGAGTAGCTATTAAAGGTACAAATTTTCAATTAGGTGAAGACTGTTGGACACCAGATATTGAGGGCGATGCAATAAGAGATATGCAAGATCCATCTAAAGGATACCAACCAGCTCATATGAAAGATTATAAGGCACTTAAATTACACGATGATAACGGGGGAGTTCATTTAAATTCAGGTATAATAAATCATGCAGCTTACCTAATTGCAGATGGAATAGAAAAATTAGGAGTAGAAAATAGTAAAGACATTATGGCAAAATTATTTTATACAGCTAATTGCTATGAATGGGATGAGACAACAAATTTCTCTAAGTGTAGAAATGATTTAATTAAGGTTACTAAAAATCTTTACGGTGAAAATAGTAAATATATCCAAATTGTAGAAAATGCTTTTGACAAAGTTGGAATAACTGCTACACCTCAATTACCATTATAA
- a CDS encoding AAA family ATPase has protein sequence MLRKIESNDLLYNVELNDINIDKTQKYTPEYNSIYEKINLALDIDKPGYNLYLVDDFSKEKLDSIINFISQKLEKKSKPKDICYVVLEEERYPYSIYLENGKGKILKEKLEDIQTKYNECIYDFYNKSSNKEKEIILESMEKKRHEIVNELMEESKQEGFEIKTGVSGFVFMPIKEGEALSESEYEDLDKEDKEEILAKVSKLKEKAEASLEILADMEREGLEKLKDIMKTYFEMEMKSLKEEYRMEFEDSIQALDFLNSVCRNIENELIENYTSNYEEDQELIVQGIYKYKVNVIVDNTLNKSPLVIFEESPSVNNLVGSIEYENKNGVYYTDASLIKAGSLLKANEGCLIIRANSLFTNGSAYFYLKKALMNDKIDFDYNKGYLELLSLGGLKPEPINTKLKVIIIGDYETYNLLYNYDEDFKKIFKLKSEYNKIVDINSKSKEWICKNIYNICENKNLKNMNEEAVKEVCKYLSRKAENKNKFYFDNYEIDRLLIQADNKARIEDRDIITKEDIQFVAYEKEEVEKEVMEGYEKERIFIDIKGKKIGQVNGLSVIDLGYASFGRPIRITCCCYKGSGDIIDIQKESNLSGNIHNKAISTLKGYINSIIGKYDTLPVDFHLSFEQIYGKVDGDSASVAEAIAMLSALSNIPVTQSIAVTGSINQFGQVQPIGGVNEKIEGFYEVCRYKKDIKDKGILIPKSNKENLVLNKEVEEAIKKGDFSIYTMETLEDAVKILLGEKSLRFNELITEIEKELKKYNKKYKKYRNIKL, from the coding sequence ATGCTAAGAAAAATAGAGTCAAATGATTTATTATATAATGTGGAACTTAATGATATTAATATAGATAAAACCCAAAAGTATACTCCGGAATATAACTCTATATATGAAAAGATAAATCTTGCTTTAGATATAGATAAACCAGGATATAATTTATACTTAGTAGATGATTTTTCTAAAGAAAAATTAGATAGTATAATAAATTTTATAAGTCAAAAATTAGAGAAAAAAAGTAAGCCAAAGGATATTTGCTATGTAGTTTTAGAGGAGGAAAGATACCCTTATAGTATATATTTAGAAAATGGCAAAGGAAAAATATTAAAAGAAAAATTAGAAGATATTCAAACAAAATATAATGAATGTATATATGATTTTTATAATAAATCTTCCAATAAAGAAAAAGAAATTATTTTAGAGAGCATGGAGAAAAAAAGGCATGAAATAGTAAATGAACTTATGGAGGAGTCAAAACAAGAAGGCTTTGAAATAAAAACAGGTGTATCTGGCTTTGTTTTTATGCCCATAAAGGAGGGTGAGGCTCTAAGTGAAAGTGAATATGAAGATTTGGATAAAGAAGACAAAGAAGAGATATTAGCAAAAGTATCTAAATTAAAAGAAAAGGCAGAAGCTTCTTTAGAAATATTAGCTGATATGGAGAGGGAAGGATTAGAAAAACTAAAAGATATAATGAAGACTTATTTTGAAATGGAAATGAAAAGTTTAAAGGAAGAATACAGAATGGAGTTTGAGGATAGTATTCAGGCCCTAGATTTTTTAAATAGTGTTTGCAGAAATATAGAAAATGAATTAATAGAAAATTACACTTCAAACTATGAAGAAGATCAAGAACTTATAGTACAGGGTATATATAAATATAAAGTAAATGTAATAGTGGATAATACTTTAAACAAGAGTCCTTTAGTTATATTTGAAGAAAGTCCCTCAGTAAATAATTTAGTTGGAAGCATAGAATATGAAAATAAAAATGGGGTGTATTATACAGATGCTAGTTTAATTAAAGCAGGATCACTTTTAAAAGCTAATGAGGGTTGCTTAATTATAAGAGCTAATAGTTTGTTTACAAATGGCTCAGCTTATTTTTATTTAAAGAAAGCTCTTATGAATGATAAGATAGATTTTGATTATAATAAGGGATATCTAGAACTATTATCTTTAGGAGGTTTGAAACCGGAACCGATAAACACTAAATTAAAGGTAATAATTATAGGAGATTATGAAACCTATAATTTACTTTATAATTATGATGAAGATTTTAAAAAGATATTTAAGTTAAAATCAGAATATAATAAGATAGTGGATATAAATAGCAAGAGTAAAGAATGGATTTGCAAAAATATATATAATATATGTGAAAATAAAAATTTAAAAAATATGAATGAAGAGGCTGTAAAAGAAGTATGCAAATATTTATCAAGAAAAGCTGAAAATAAAAATAAATTCTATTTTGATAATTATGAAATAGATAGATTATTAATACAAGCGGATAACAAAGCTAGGATTGAAGACAGGGACATTATAACAAAAGAAGATATCCAATTTGTAGCTTATGAAAAAGAGGAAGTAGAAAAAGAAGTCATGGAAGGTTATGAAAAAGAAAGAATATTTATAGATATAAAGGGAAAAAAAATTGGGCAAGTAAATGGTCTATCTGTAATAGATTTAGGATACGCAAGTTTTGGAAGACCTATTAGAATAACTTGTTGTTGTTATAAAGGTAGTGGAGATATTATAGATATACAAAAGGAAAGTAATTTAAGTGGAAATATACACAACAAAGCTATAAGTACTTTAAAGGGATATATAAATAGTATAATAGGGAAATATGATACATTGCCAGTAGATTTTCATTTGAGTTTTGAACAGATATATGGAAAAGTGGATGGAGATAGCGCTTCCGTAGCAGAGGCCATAGCTATGTTATCTGCTTTAAGTAATATACCTGTAACACAAAGTATAGCAGTTACGGGATCAATAAATCAATTTGGTCAGGTTCAGCCTATAGGTGGTGTAAATGAAAAAATAGAAGGATTTTATGAAGTATGTAGATATAAAAAAGATATAAAGGATAAGGGAATATTAATACCAAAATCAAATAAAGAAAACTTAGTATTAAATAAAGAAGTAGAAGAGGCTATAAAAAAAGGAGATTTTAGTATATATACTATGGAAACTTTAGAGGATGCAGTAAAAATACTTTTAGGAGAAAAGAGTTTGAGATTTAATGAATTAATAACAGAGATAGAAAAAGAACTGAAAAAATATAATAAAAAATATAAAAAATACAGAAATATAAAACTATAA
- a CDS encoding iron-containing alcohol dehydrogenase, with amino-acid sequence MWESKITINEIREIRSKTTVYLGIGAIEKIYDIVSNLKKMSIDKVLIVTGRGAYKKTGAWDYVEKALEKENIAYILYNEVTPNPTADQVDEAARMGNELGAKAVIGIGGGSPIDAAKSAAILLKYKDKTARDIYEFKFTPEKAAPVIAINLTHGTGTEGDRFAVVSIPEKEYKPAIAYDCIYPLYAIDDPQLMVKLPVHQTCYVSVDAINHVVEASTSKVASPYTILLAKETVRLVSRYLPQALQHPGDLTARYYLTYASLIAGICFDNGLLHFTHALEHPLSAVKPDLSHGLGLGILLPAVIKEIYPSVSEVLADILSPIVCGLEGNPGEAEMAAKGIEKWLYSIGITEKLTDLGFKENDVEKLTKLAFETPSLDLLLSMAPIDADKKVVSNIFRNSL; translated from the coding sequence ATGTGGGAATCTAAAATTACTATAAATGAGATAAGAGAGATAAGATCTAAAACCACTGTTTATTTAGGGATAGGAGCAATAGAAAAAATATATGATATAGTATCTAATTTGAAAAAAATGAGTATAGACAAGGTACTTATTGTTACTGGAAGAGGAGCTTATAAAAAAACTGGAGCTTGGGATTATGTTGAAAAAGCTTTGGAAAAGGAAAACATAGCCTACATTTTATATAATGAAGTTACACCAAATCCAACTGCAGATCAAGTAGACGAGGCTGCCAGAATGGGGAATGAATTAGGTGCAAAGGCGGTAATTGGTATAGGAGGAGGAAGTCCTATAGATGCAGCTAAAAGTGCAGCAATACTTCTAAAATATAAAGATAAAACAGCAAGAGATATATATGAATTTAAATTTACCCCAGAAAAAGCAGCTCCGGTTATTGCAATAAATTTAACTCATGGAACAGGTACAGAAGGAGATAGATTTGCAGTAGTTAGTATTCCAGAAAAAGAATACAAGCCAGCTATAGCCTATGATTGTATATATCCTCTATATGCTATAGATGACCCACAACTTATGGTTAAGCTACCAGTGCATCAAACTTGCTATGTATCAGTAGATGCTATAAATCACGTAGTAGAGGCATCCACAAGTAAAGTAGCAAGTCCATATACCATATTATTAGCAAAGGAAACTGTAAGATTGGTTTCTAGATATTTGCCACAGGCATTACAACATCCAGGGGATTTAACAGCTAGATATTATTTAACATATGCTTCTTTAATTGCAGGTATATGTTTTGATAATGGATTGCTTCATTTTACTCATGCTTTAGAACATCCATTAAGTGCAGTAAAACCAGATTTATCTCATGGTTTAGGATTAGGAATATTATTACCTGCCGTAATAAAGGAAATATATCCATCAGTATCTGAAGTTTTAGCAGATATTTTATCACCAATAGTTTGTGGATTAGAAGGAAATCCAGGAGAGGCTGAAATGGCAGCTAAAGGTATAGAAAAATGGTTATATAGTATAGGTATTACAGAAAAATTAACAGACTTAGGATTTAAAGAAAATGATGTGGAAAAATTGACAAAGCTAGCTTTTGAAACACCAAGCTTAGACTTATTGTTAAGTATGGCCCCAATAGATGCAGATAAAAAAGTTGTTAGTAATATATTTAGAAATTCTCTTTAA